The Panacibacter microcysteis genome includes a window with the following:
- a CDS encoding PhoH family protein, translating into MTETIINLESVNPIEFFGVNNRKLDLLKRKFPLLKILSRGTQIKLSGAPEQIETAREKIDLIIQYMERNGDLSENYFEQILGGDDAETIDNFKERNPNDILVFGPNGKTVRARTANQKRMVSASDKNDIVFAIGPAGTGKTYTAVALAVRALKNKIVKKIILTRPAVEAGESLGFLPGDLKEKIDPYLRPLYDALDDMIPADKLGYYMSTRTIEIAPLAYMRGRTLDNAFIILDEAQNANDLQLKMFLTRIGANAKAIITGDPTQIDLPKNQRSGLEKATRILQNIDGIAHIALDEEDVVRHKLVKAIIKAYDREKEKEGEPSYHRH; encoded by the coding sequence TTGACAGAAACAATCATTAACCTCGAATCTGTAAACCCGATTGAGTTCTTTGGTGTAAATAACAGAAAGCTTGACCTGCTTAAACGAAAGTTTCCGCTGTTAAAAATTCTTTCCCGCGGTACACAGATAAAATTGAGTGGTGCGCCTGAACAAATAGAAACGGCCCGTGAAAAGATTGATCTTATCATTCAATACATGGAGCGCAACGGCGACCTGAGTGAAAATTATTTTGAACAAATTCTTGGCGGCGATGATGCAGAAACAATCGACAACTTTAAAGAAAGAAACCCGAATGATATTCTTGTTTTTGGCCCAAATGGCAAAACGGTTCGTGCAAGAACGGCCAACCAGAAACGGATGGTTTCTGCAAGTGACAAAAATGATATTGTGTTTGCCATTGGCCCTGCAGGTACAGGTAAAACATATACTGCGGTAGCACTGGCAGTAAGGGCATTGAAGAATAAGATCGTCAAGAAAATTATTCTTACCAGACCGGCTGTAGAAGCTGGTGAAAGCCTTGGCTTTTTACCCGGCGACCTGAAAGAAAAAATTGATCCGTATTTGCGTCCGCTTTATGATGCATTGGATGACATGATACCTGCGGACAAGCTGGGTTATTACATGAGTACGCGTACCATTGAAATAGCACCGCTTGCTTATATGCGCGGACGTACATTGGATAACGCCTTTATTATTCTGGATGAAGCACAAAACGCGAACGATCTGCAGCTGAAGATGTTTTTAACGCGTATTGGCGCCAATGCCAAGGCTATCATAACGGGTGACCCTACGCAAATTGATTTACCAAAAAACCAGCGGAGTGGCCTTGAAAAAGCTACAAGAATTTTGCAAAATATCGATGGCATTGCTCATATTGCCCTTGATGAAGAAGATGTAGTTCGTCATAAACTGGTAAAAGCGATTATTAAAGCTTATGACAGGGAGAAAGAGAAGGAAGGAGAGCCATCTTATCATCGTCATTAG
- a CDS encoding AraC family transcriptional regulator, giving the protein MKVKLEAIKPNEESSFTILLTPKLNEIFYWHFHPEYEIVYVEAETGVRHVGDHISKYQGSDLVFIGPNIPHLNFDYGVKTIVETVVIQMKEHFLGQPFFDLPEIAAINELFAKARSGIAFHGNVKKEIGERLKKLPLLPHFTQLVELLQIFQILATTQEYELLHTRAVANASLLKEQQRMHKIYHYIEVNYQQYIDVNEVASLSNLTTAAFCRYFKKATHLTFTDFLNQYRINQAKKLLLHDKNVTQACYESGFENLSHFNKTFKKITGENPSQFKRRHRQ; this is encoded by the coding sequence ATGAAAGTTAAACTCGAAGCTATAAAACCAAATGAAGAAAGTTCATTTACCATTTTGCTTACGCCCAAACTAAACGAAATATTTTATTGGCATTTTCACCCGGAATATGAAATCGTGTATGTAGAGGCTGAAACCGGTGTAAGACATGTAGGCGACCATATTTCAAAATATCAGGGCAGCGATCTTGTATTTATCGGACCCAATATTCCGCACCTCAACTTTGATTATGGTGTAAAAACCATTGTTGAAACAGTAGTTATTCAAATGAAAGAACATTTCCTGGGCCAACCTTTTTTTGACCTGCCTGAAATTGCAGCAATAAACGAGCTTTTTGCAAAAGCCAGAAGCGGTATTGCTTTTCATGGAAACGTAAAAAAAGAGATTGGGGAAAGATTGAAGAAACTGCCGTTGCTGCCGCATTTTACGCAGCTGGTGGAATTGCTGCAAATTTTTCAGATCCTTGCTACCACGCAGGAATATGAACTTTTACATACCAGAGCTGTGGCCAATGCCTCCCTTTTAAAGGAGCAACAGCGCATGCATAAGATATACCATTACATAGAAGTAAACTACCAGCAATATATCGACGTAAATGAGGTGGCATCACTGAGTAATTTAACTACCGCTGCGTTTTGCCGGTATTTTAAAAAAGCAACACATCTTACGTTTACTGATTTTCTCAATCAATACAGAATAAACCAGGCAAAGAAGCTATTGTTGCACGATAAAAACGTTACCCAAGCCTGCTATGAAAGTGGTTTTGAAAACCTTTCTCACTTCAACAAAACGTTTAAAAAGATCACTGGTGAAAACCCTTCGCAGTTTAAGAGGCGGCATAGACAATAG
- the truA gene encoding tRNA pseudouridine(38-40) synthase TruA codes for MMQRYFLELAYIGSGYKGFQIQPVDVTVQSQVENALGTLLRQKFNLTGSSRTDAGVHAHQNFFHFDTDIQLQPKQLYNLNAILPPDIVVKGIYKVSAQAHARFDAESRLYRYIIYRKKDAFFYQRGWYYPFSIDMPVLHSVAAIIKASRDFTSFSKRNTQAKTFNCKVEESVWTTEGNTLVYTVSANRFLRGMVRALVATMLKAGRHTITIDQFQDIVDSKDCSRADFSAPAHGLYLTQVSYPPSIFSEPVAIL; via the coding sequence ATGATGCAGCGGTATTTTCTGGAACTTGCCTACATAGGTTCCGGGTATAAAGGATTTCAGATTCAGCCTGTTGATGTAACGGTGCAGTCGCAGGTAGAAAATGCATTAGGTACCTTGCTCCGGCAAAAGTTTAACCTGACGGGCTCTTCCAGAACAGATGCAGGTGTGCATGCGCACCAGAATTTTTTTCACTTCGATACAGACATACAACTACAGCCAAAGCAACTTTATAATCTTAATGCGATTTTGCCGCCGGACATTGTTGTCAAAGGCATTTACAAAGTTTCTGCCCAAGCTCACGCCAGGTTCGATGCAGAATCCCGTTTGTATCGCTACATCATCTACCGGAAAAAAGACGCGTTTTTTTATCAGCGTGGTTGGTACTATCCGTTTTCAATCGATATGCCCGTTTTGCATTCAGTTGCAGCAATCATTAAAGCGTCGCGGGATTTCACTTCATTTTCAAAACGTAACACACAGGCCAAAACGTTTAATTGCAAGGTGGAAGAATCTGTCTGGACAACAGAAGGTAATACGCTTGTATATACGGTCTCGGCAAACCGTTTTCTACGTGGTATGGTAAGGGCATTGGTCGCAACCATGTTAAAAGCAGGCCGGCATACCATTACGATTGATCAGTTTCAGGATATTGTTGATAGCAAAGATTGCAGCAGGGCAGATTTTTCAGCCCCTGCCCACGGTTTATATCTCACACAAGTTTCCTATCCGCCATCCATTTTTAGCGAACCCGTTGCCATCTTATAA
- a CDS encoding inorganic diphosphatase yields the protein MMTVLHPWHGVHYGEQSPRVVTAVIEISQGSRSKYEIDKPTGLLKLDRVIYSSFHYPTNYGFIPQTYGDDKDPLDILIISSQGIRPLCVVDAKVIGVMQMIDGGDADDKIIAVAANDPGVNHWNNIEELPKHFFNELRHFFEEYKTLENKTVSVEEFGDKAQAMRIIEDAIQAYKEKFGKP from the coding sequence ATGATGACGGTTTTACATCCATGGCATGGTGTTCACTACGGTGAGCAATCGCCCAGAGTAGTTACAGCAGTAATTGAAATCTCTCAAGGTTCAAGATCAAAATATGAAATTGATAAACCTACTGGTCTTTTGAAACTAGACAGGGTAATTTATTCGTCTTTTCACTATCCAACAAATTATGGTTTCATACCGCAAACATATGGTGATGACAAGGATCCCCTAGACATCCTTATCATTTCAAGCCAGGGCATCAGGCCACTCTGTGTTGTTGATGCAAAAGTTATAGGTGTTATGCAAATGATCGATGGTGGTGATGCAGACGATAAAATAATTGCTGTAGCTGCAAATGATCCCGGTGTTAATCACTGGAATAATATTGAAGAGTTACCAAAACACTTTTTCAACGAATTGAGACACTTTTTTGAAGAATATAAGACACTGGAGAATAAAACAGTAAGTGTTGAAGAATTTGGAGATAAAGCGCAGGCAATGAGAATTATTGAAGATGCAATTCAGGCCTATAAAGAGAAATTTGGTAAACCATAA
- the crcB gene encoding fluoride efflux transporter CrcB yields the protein MNIPVKALMVVFVGSGVGGLMRYGMQNWLSKTYPNAFPVGTFVVNILGCFLIGFFYALSQKNNLLSFELRLALTTGFCGGFTTFSTFAYENILLLKSGNYTVFAVYTLASIVLGIAAVLSGIYIVRQI from the coding sequence ATGAATATCCCGGTAAAAGCACTCATGGTGGTTTTTGTTGGCAGCGGAGTAGGTGGCTTAATGCGCTACGGTATGCAAAACTGGTTATCCAAAACTTACCCAAATGCATTTCCTGTTGGTACTTTTGTCGTTAATATACTGGGATGCTTCCTGATTGGTTTTTTTTATGCACTTAGCCAGAAAAATAATTTGCTTTCTTTCGAATTAAGGTTAGCGCTCACTACCGGATTCTGCGGTGGCTTTACCACCTTCTCAACTTTCGCTTACGAGAATATATTACTGCTTAAATCCGGGAACTATACTGTTTTTGCGGTTTACACACTTGCAAGTATTGTTTTAGGAATTGCCGCCGTACTTAGTGGAATTTACATTGTTCGCCAAATATAA